Genomic segment of Homalodisca vitripennis isolate AUS2020 unplaced genomic scaffold, UT_GWSS_2.1 ScUCBcl_420;HRSCAF=2372, whole genome shotgun sequence:
GCAGAACGTGGGCTTAGTGGTGCGATTCAAGGCCAATCTTGAGCTGCTACAGTTCTAACGTCGTAAGCAAAATGCCCGAGGCCAACAATCCTTTCCGTGCAACAGTCTGCCCTTGTcgttaactatttatataaaacataatcgtcattatacagtatttttgaCAAATTACAAGTATCAAGGCTAAGAACAAACAAGCATAAGTTGGATTAGTGCTGCAATACAATAAGGCCAGTCTTGAGCTGTTACAGTACTAACGTCTTCTGCACAATGACGGAGGCCAGCAGTCCTCTCCGTGCAACAGTCTGCCCTTTTCgttaactatttctataaaacttcATCGTTATTATACAGTATTGATCGCAAAGTACAAGTATATAGGCTAAGAAAAAACAAGCATAAGTTAGATTAGAGCTGCAATACAATAAGGGCAGTCTTGAGCTGCTACAGTACTAACGTCTTCTGCACAATGACGGAGGCCAGCAATCCTCTCCGTGCAATAGTATGCCCTCGtcgttatttatttctataaattttcaccgtgattatacagtatttttcacaaaatacaaGTATCAAGGCTAAGAACAAACAACCATACGTTGGATTAGAGCTGCAATACAATAAGGCCAGTCTTGAGCTGTTACGTTACTAACGTCTTCTGCACAATGACGGAGGCCAACAATCCTCTCTGTGCAACAGTCTGCCCTTGTCGTTAACTATTTCTATAAAGCTTCATCGTGATTATACAGTATTGATCGCAAAGTGCAACTATCAAGGCTAAGAAAAAACAAGCATAAGTTGGATTAGAGCTGCAGTACAATAAGGCCAGTCTTGAGCTGTTACGTTACTAACGTCTTCTGCACAATGACGGAGGCCAACAATTCTTTCCGTGTAACAGTCTGCCCTTGTCGTTAACTATTTCTATAAAGCTTCATCGTGATTATACAGTATTGTTCAAAAAGTACAAGTATCAAGGCCAAGAAAAACAAGCATAAGTTGGATTAGAGCTGCAATACAATAAGGCCAGTCTTGAGCTACTGTAATACTATTTTGTTGGGCACCGTGGCTTTAGGCCAACACAGCCGAGACTCCGGAGGATGTACTGGCGTCTGACTGCGATTGGTAATAAATTGTTCTAATTGTAAAAGTTTCATCTTGATTATACGTAACAAAGTACATGGAACATGAGAAAATGCACAGAGATACACCATAGGCCTAGAACTATGACATCTCGTGGTCAATCTTGTGCTACTAGTTCACATGAGGGCAATGATACTAAGGATATTTTCTGTTCTCGACTgttgattaaacaattttttcctatttttaacaGAGATTCATTACATCATGCACTTATAATTACATGAAACTAATTttggtatgtaaatattttataacatttgaacttaaatgttaaattaataacaaattttaaaaggcaAAAATTTCAgacaagaataattattaatttatttaaattttttatcgctTTTATTTCCCTTAAAATTTACGAATTAAGCTAGTGTtaccagaaaaatataaataaagaaataataagtaGGAGTTAcgtaagatataaaaaattgacaatacaatttaaataaataattaagttacataTGTcaagttttatactattttggaTAAAACATACTTTTCAACTGCCTACCGTATGAATATCCGCTATTTACGCAgccatttatttttcaatgccgATACGAGGCGATtctcaatataatatatacagttatataatatattataataatattaatctgcCTCAATTCCCTTCCAAGTAgttctatgtttaaataaaacaggaaacccagtgttcattttttaattgttgagatCCTAGAACTCTTTATAATTAACACACTGATTTAATTAAACCTAGAAACAGGAGccaaaccaagaattaaaaacataacacaatagtattttaacaaataaattccatGTTCAACAATATTCAAATCAGAATATAATacgaagaatatttttaaatgtttacatagaaataaaaatgtatataagaagGGAACTATTAGTAAAAATCAAACGATAATTATTTTACGATTTTCCAAAAGTGAGAAGCTAACATCACAAGATATGGATTTATCAGCGCTGGTAAATCAGCAGTGAATATCACCTACGTGTAAATTACGTTATCACACGTAagctaacaaaaaccaatctatcaTTACCTATAACCTAACGTAACATACACTAACCGTAGCTGAATAGGTGTAATGCGTTTACCTTGAGGAATGAGGTTTATCCGACAATCACGTAATCGTAAACTAGGTTCCCATTCCCTCTTAAGAATTATAGACTTACAAGtgctaaaaaattttacaaaaaatatacttcaatttaGTATCTAATTAGGACTAAgcaatataagaattttatagtGCCTCTTCGTAACGTTTAGCTCACTTCTGTTAACAAGTCAATTTTTGCGGGGATATTAAGCTCTCCACCGTATATACTATGGTTTAAATTATGCTATCGCATTATAAAGTACTTAGTctgtattaatactaataatttgaatACTTACCATCACTCACATCTCTTTTACCAGGTGGCCCGTCTCCGGATTGCCCATCTGGAAAAGCGAACATATCATTATCCTCAGAAACcggaattttaatattcttacagCGTTTTTTTTTTCGCAAAATTTAGTTCAGTTctgtttataagtaaaattttaagaagATATAAGCCTCTgcactatttatattatagtataagtTATGCTATAATTGTAGAAAGTACTTAGTCTGtagtaatattactaatttgagTACCTACCAAAACTCACATCTCTTTTACCAGGTGGCCCGTCTCCGGATTGCCCATCTGGAAAAGCGAacataataattatcattatcctcagaaactgaaaatttaatattcttacgGCGTCTTTTCGTAAAATTTAGTTCATTTCTGTTACCAAGACAATTGTTAAGGATATATTTAGCTCTGcactgtatatattattgttgaaattaCGCTATCATACTATAAAgtacttagtttgtattaatattactaattttaataccTACCAAACCTCACATCTCTTTTACCAGGTGGCCCGTCTCCTGATTGCCCATCTGGAAAAGCGAACATATCATTATcctcaaaaactgaaaatttaatactCTAACAGCACCTTTCGTAAACTTTTTCTCAGTTCTTTTAACAAGACATTTTTAAGGAGATATTTAGCTCTGCACTgggtatattattgtttaaattatgccatca
This window contains:
- the LOC124370702 gene encoding uncharacterized protein LOC124370702 isoform X5, with the translated sequence MMWSVLLLVTLCMVLMEVIPSSQLPAEDNEMFAFQNGHLGDGPPGKRDVSFDGQSGDGPPGKRDVRFDGQSGDGPPGKRDVSFDGQSGDGPPGKRDVSDVNDKGRLLHGKNCWPPSLCRRR
- the LOC124370702 gene encoding uncharacterized protein LOC124370702 isoform X2, with protein sequence MMWSVLLLVTLCMVLMEVIPSSQLPAEDNEMFAFQNGHLGDGPPGKRDVSFDGQSGDGPPGKRDVRFDGQSGDGPPGKRDVSFDGQSGDGPPGKRDVSDEIVNEKGRLLHGEDCWPPSLCRRR
- the LOC124370702 gene encoding uncharacterized protein LOC124370702 isoform X6; this translates as MMWSVLLLVTLCMVLMEVIPSSQLPAEDNEMFAFQNGHLGDGPPGKRDVSFDGQSGDGPPGKRDVRFDGQSGDGPPGKRDVSDEIVNEKGRLLHGEDCWPPSLCRRR
- the LOC124370702 gene encoding uncharacterized protein LOC124370702 isoform X9 gives rise to the protein MMWSVLLLVTLCMVLMEVIPSSQLPAEDNEMFAFQNGHLGDGPPGKRDVSFDGQSGDGPPGKRDVRFDGQSGDGPPGKRDVSFVNDKGRLLHGKDCWPRAFCLRR
- the LOC124370702 gene encoding uncharacterized protein LOC124370702 isoform X12 translates to MMWSVLLLVTLCMVLMEVIPSSQLPAEDNEMFAFQNGHLGDGPPGKRDVSFDGQSGDGPPGKRDVRFDGQSGDGPPGKRDVSDVNDKGRLLHREDCWPPSLCRRR
- the LOC124370702 gene encoding uncharacterized protein LOC124370702 isoform X1, coding for MMWSVLLLVTLCMVLMEVIPSSQLPAEDNEMFAFQNGHLGDGPPGKRDVSFDGQSGDGPPGKRDVRFDGQSGDGPPGKRDVSFDGQSGDGPPGKRDVSDEIVNDKGRLLHGKNCWPPSLCRRR
- the LOC124370702 gene encoding uncharacterized protein LOC124370702 isoform X7; translation: MMWSVLLLVTLCMVLMEVIPSSQLPAEDNEMFAFQNGHLGDGPPGKRDVSFDGQSGDGPPGKRDVSFDGQSGDGPPGKRDVSDEIVNEKGRLLHGEDCWPPSLCRRR
- the LOC124370702 gene encoding uncharacterized protein LOC124370702 isoform X10, producing the protein MMWSVLLLVTLCMVLMEVIPSSQLPAEDNEMFAFQNGHLGDGPPGKRDVSFDGQSGDGPPGKRDVRFDGQSGDGPPGKRDVSDVNDKGRLLHGKDCWPRAFCLRR
- the LOC124370702 gene encoding uncharacterized protein LOC124370702 isoform X3 — its product is MMWSVLLLVTLCMVLMEVIPSSQLPAEDNEMFAFQNGHLGDGPPGKRDVSFDGQSGDGPPGKRDVRFDGQSGDGPPGKRDVSFDGQSGDGPPGKRDVSDVNDKGRLLHGKDCWPRAFCLRR
- the LOC124370702 gene encoding uncharacterized protein LOC124370702 isoform X13 codes for the protein MMWSVLLLVTLCMVLMEVIPSSQLPAEDNEMFAFQNGHLGDGPPGKRDVSFDGQSGDGPPGKRDVSFDGQSGDGPPGKRDVSDVNDKGRLLHREDCWPPSLCRRR
- the LOC124370702 gene encoding eukaryotic translation initiation factor 3 subunit A-like isoform X4 — translated: MMWSVLLLVTLCMVLMEVIPSSQLPAEDNEMFAFQNGHLGDGPPGKRDVSFDGQSGDGPPGKRDVRFDGQSGDGPPGKRDVSFDGQSGDGPPGKRDVSDVNDKGRLLHREDCWPPSLCRRR
- the LOC124370702 gene encoding uncharacterized protein LOC124370702 isoform X8 — encoded protein: MMWSVLLLVTLCMVLMEVIPSSQLPAEDNEMFAFQNGHLGDGPPGKRDVSFDGQSGDGPPGKRDVSFDGQSGDGPPGKRDVSDVNDKGRLLHGKDCWPRAFCLRR
- the LOC124370702 gene encoding uncharacterized protein LOC124370702 isoform X11; translated protein: MMWSVLLLVTLCMVLMEVIPSSQLPAEDNEMFAFQNGHLGDGPPGKRDVSFDGQSGDGPPGKRDVRFDGQSGDGPPGKRDVSDVNDKGRLLHGKNCWPPSLCRRR